Proteins encoded together in one Labeo rohita strain BAU-BD-2019 chromosome 21, IGBB_LRoh.1.0, whole genome shotgun sequence window:
- the LOC127152914 gene encoding lymphocyte antigen 6A-2/6E-1-like, whose amino-acid sequence MDLQASVFLLFALFTAGHSLSCYKCTSVSGSCPQTTCSDGVTSCISAALYLVNSTIVTAQSCALPIGCPSGSINLGIAKIASSCCNTDLCNSQNAADPAVVPNGKSCYYCDGQSCSNKLSCSGSEDRCIKATGNFGSQNMVVKGCVSKSVCDYVSVLNSYVDSVSCCEGNLCNGAKSVTQSFLFLCCSLLSFILLH is encoded by the exons ATGGATCTACAAGCCTCAGTTTTTCTTCTGTTCGCTCTTTTCACTGCAG GACACTCTCTCAGCTGTTATAAGTGCACAAGTGTGTCGGGCTCTTGTCCACAGACGACATGCTCAGATGGAGTTACCAGCTGCATCAGTGCAGCATTATATTTAG TCAACAGTACTATAGTAACAGCTCAGAGTTGTGCTTTACCAATTGGATGTCCAAGTGGATCCATCAACCTAGGCATCGCAAAGATTGCTTCTTCCTGCTGTAACACAGATCTCTGTAACTCCCAAAATGCTGCAG ATCCCGCTGTTGTCCCCAATGGAAAGTCATGTTACTATTGTGATGGACAGAGCTGCTCAAACAAACTGAGCTGCTCAGGGAGTGAAGACCGCTGCATTAAAGCAACAG GGAATTTCGGAAGCCAGAATATGGTTGTAAAAGGCTGTGTCTCTAAATCCGTTTGTGATTATGTCTCAGTACTGAATTCATATGTTGATAGCGTCTCATGCTGTGAGGGGAACCTGTGTAACGGAGCTAAGAGTGTCACTCAGAGCTTCCTGTTCCTCTGCTGTTCTCTGCTCTCCTTCATCCTGCTGCACTGA